A window of Gadus chalcogrammus isolate NIFS_2021 chromosome 16, NIFS_Gcha_1.0, whole genome shotgun sequence contains these coding sequences:
- the LOC130405474 gene encoding uncharacterized protein LOC130405474 has translation MDADVCAGALLSLISVHQAKQLQQDNRAETRRRTRSKQRVAARRVRLHKLRQEWKQRTTQLRRARMERFEAHRIWMEGMALQYLKQCSPWTPRVWSYPRPNAWWETTATGFTDHQWLQHFRVSWVTFSFLCGALRRRLKRQDTTYRLCIPLSKRVALALYKLGNPCSYKTVAELFAVGVASVCHCVRDFCSAVIEVLRPQLVAEPTPGDLRETAERFYLAHGVPRCVGVIGRILVPIVRPPHHRADPPGGGEGWRLVVSLQAVVDGDGRFWEVNVGDPEWAPAAAAAVAGEGSVGSGLWPWAREDFPDRMQTLLGDEEGGLCLLADDEALPARPWLLRPHRTSAWLTADQELFNAQVLPARRAARQALARLKGRWRCLDRRLDCTVEVVRDMARACCVLHNLCERNADAFLPEWAEAEGDPRWPDADKSHTDLDSTPPWLALQPLEDEGL, from the exons ATGGACGCAGACGTGTGTGCaggcgctctcctctctcttataTCTGTGCACCAAGCGAAACAACTGCAGCAGGACAACCGAGCCGAAACCCGACGACGGACTCGCAGCAAGCAGCGTGTTGCAGCGAGACGCGTCCGCCTTCACAAGCTCCGCCAGGAATGGAAGCAGAGAACAACACAGCTCCGACGCGCGAGGATGGAGCGGTTTGAAGCTCATAGAATATGGATGGAGGGG ATGGCCCTCCAGTACCTGAAGCAGTGCAGTCCATGGACGCCACGGGTGTGGTCCTACCCTCGCCCCAACGCCTGGTGGGAAACCACGGCCACAGGCTTCACGGACCACCAGTGGCTCCAACATTTCCGCGTCTCGTGGGTGACCTTCTCCTTCCTGTGCGGCGCGTTGCGGCGCCGCCTCAAGCGCCAGGACACTACGTACCGCCTCTGCATCCCGCTCAGCAAACGCGTGGCGCTGGCCCTCTACAAGCTGGGCAACCCCTGCAGCTACAAGACCGTGGCCGAGCTGTTCGCCGTGGGCGTGGCGTCCGTGTGTCACTGCGTCCGCGACTTCTGCTCGGCCGTCATCGAGGTCCTCCGGCCCCAGCTGGTGGCGGAGCCGACCCCTGGAGACCTCCGGGAGACGGCCGAGCGCTTCTACCTGGCACACGGCGTGCCGCGGTGCGTCGGCGTGATCGGACGCATCCTCGTGCCCATCGTCCGCCCGCCGCACCACCGCGCCGACCCgcccggcggcggcgagggATGGCGCCTCGTCGTCTCGCTGCAGGCCGTCGTTGACGGCGACGGACGGTTCTGGGAGGTCAACGTCGGCGACCCGGAGtgggcgccggcggcggcggcggcggtggcgggtgAGGGCTCCGTCGGGTCAGGGCTGTGGCCGTGGGCCAGGGAGGACTTCCCCGACCGCATGCAGACCCTCCTGGGTGACGAGGAGGGGGGGCTCTGCCTTCTGGCGGACGACGAGGCCCTCCCGGCGCGGCCGTGGCTGCTGAGGCCGCACCGGACCAGCGCCTGGCTCACGGCGGACCAGGAGCTGTTCAACGCCCAGGTCCTGCCGGCCCGCCGCGCGGCACGGCAGGCGCTGGCCCGGCTGAAGGGCCGCTGGCGGTGCCTGGACCGGCGGTTGGACTGCACCGTGGAGGTGGTCCGGGACATGGCCAGGGCCTGCTGCGTCCTCCACAACCTCTGCGAGAGGAACGCAGACGCGTTTCTCCCCGAGTGGGCCGAGGCGGAGGGTGACCCGCGCTGGCCCGACGCGGATAAGAGCCACACGGACCTCGACAGCACTCCCCCCTGGCTCGCTCTGCAGCCCTTAGAGGATGAGGGGCTATGA
- the LOC130405480 gene encoding uncharacterized protein LOC130405480 — MSGNSRQHWPLGETQALLNIWADDSVQKQMEGMCRNEEVIQYIVNELSKMGIQRTTIQIREKLKKLRQQYKAVKRDETKTFPFFEMMDSVLGDKVGLHLLDADHTADKSTSTGSGVSAPASMKGTRLLSKMKTSVKPGFRKRRSEGDGPTQGFVGVMAECHRRWLEKEEELRREEMQQEAQLRREEMEQELVLRREEGEREERLRHDEMEARSKDTELWTSCLAQVMKHMAKEPSAGH; from the exons ATGTCTGGCAACAGCCGCCAGCACTGGCCTCTGGGCGAGACCCAAGCGCTGCTTAACATCTGGGCTGACGACAGTGTACAGAAGCAGATGGAGGGCATGTGTCGCAACGAGGAGGTCATCCAGTATATAGTGAACGAGTTGTCCAAGATGGGAATACAGCGCACCACCATACAGATCAGGGAAAAGCTGAAAAAGTTGAGACAGCAGTATAAGGCGGTCAAAAGGGATGAAACAAAGACTTTTCCTTTCTTTGAAATGATGGACAGTGTGCTTGGGgacaaagtaggcctacatctttTGGATGCAGATCACACAGCAG ACAAATCAACTTCAACGGGGAGCGGAGTGTCTGCCCCTGCCAGTATGAAAGGGACAAGGCTGCTTTCCAAAATGAAAACTTCAGTGAAACCTG GGTTCCGCAAACGTAGGAGTGAGGGCGACGGCCCCACCCAGGGCTTTGTGGGCGTGATGGCCGAGTGTCACCGGCGCtggctggagaaggaggaggagctgaggcgGGAGGAGATGCAGCAGGAGGCCCAGCTgcggagggaggagatggagcaggagCTGGTGCTGCGGCGCGAGGAGGGCGAGCGCGAGGAGAGGCTGAGGCACGACGAGATGGAGGCCAGGAGCAAGGACACCGAGTTGTGGACCTCCTGCCTGGCGCAGGTCATGAAGCACATGGCGAAGGAGCCGTCCGCTGGTCACTAG
- the LOC130405471 gene encoding SR-related and CTD-associated factor 4-like isoform X3: MDAVNAFNMELFSMIEMKPPISRAKMMSVTKSAIKAIKLYKHVVQIVEKFIKKCKPDLKVPGLYVVDSIIRQSRHQFGVEKDVFAPRFLKNFTDTFNNLYLCSEDDKCKILRVLNLWQKNGVFDMDIIQPLLDMAHGSLAPAHSTHPAHSGAGPTAFQPEPQPPVSGSPAVAAVSQLPNSHALAAVAHLFQTSGGQELQKMLQNLQQGENTQAAMMSNTTVPEQLHSPSSQHHAPASQPNPYGAFNEQKSSLAKKLLDRFDYDDEPEDGRNKESHSLRPPGNSFSQFPGQATNVESSFHPQRMGGMNDHEGGSREDASSRREGRQKGFGRRSRSGSRSPRRRRSRSTSRTRRSRNRPSGSQSRDKRWKSRSCSEDRSERERDRERRQKGLPNIKGQTLSVCSTTLWVGQLDKRTQQSDVMSLLEEFGQIDSVNMIPPRGCAYIVMVHRQDANTALHKLSSGLFKVNQKPIKIAWALNKGIKSTHKKFWDVERGVTYIPWNKVKVDELESFREGGMLDMDSINPDWGDVVQDLKPAALNGGLEAEQVAGTGGAPLQVPLLAQQHATAMGGPPGFPAGMLSPGGAPPYLSSRFDPSKLQEGFSPPAARRGRPSDDSSSDAKPSDAMSPDSGADSRLGSPGPQSMSVPPGHRPGMPPHMHSPPPGMGNPHMPPFLPGPNMGHVPPQMMYPPDRYHMHMPFPPRGPPFPPRGHPMGPDRGGPFRNGGPPGFGGPPFLRGRW; encoded by the exons ATGGATGCGGTGAACGCTTTCAACATGGAG TTATTCTCCATGATTGAGATGAAGCCTCCGATATCCCGCGCCAAGATGATGTCAGTCACAAAGTCAGCAATCAAAGCAATTAAG ctttacaAACACGTTGTCCAGATAGTTGAGAAGTTCATCAAAAAG TGCAAGCCAGATCTGAAAGTCCCCGGTTTGTACGTGGTGGACTCCATTATCCGACAGTCACGCCATCAGTTTGGGGTGGAGAAGGATGTGTTTGCACCAAGATTCCTGAAGAACTTCACAGATACCTTCAATAATCTCTACCTCTGCTCTGAAGATGATAAG TGTAAGATACTGCGTGTGCTGAACCTGTGGCAGAAGAATGGAGTGTTTGACATGGACATCATCCAGCCCTTGTTGGACATGGCCCATGGCTCTCTAGCACCAGCTCATTCAACTCATCCAGCTCATTCAGGCG CAGGTCCAACCGCCTTCCAGCCAGAGCCCCAGCCTCCGGTCTCCGGCTCCCCAGCCGTGGCCGCTGTCTCCCAGCTGCCCAACTCCCATGCCCTGGCCGCTGTGGCCCATCTCTTCCAGACCTCCGGGGGACAGGAG CTTCAGAAGATGCTCCAGAACCTCCAGCAGGGGGAGAACACACAGGCGGCCATGATGTCCAACACCACGGTCCCAGAACAGCTGCACTCGCCCTCATCCCAGCACCATGCGCCCGCATCGCAGCCCAACCCCTACGGCGCCTTCAACGAACAGAAGAGCAGCTTGGCCAAG AAACTTCTCGATAGGTTTGATTACGACGATGAACCTGAGGACGGGAGGAATAAGGAGAGTCATTCTCT AAGGCCTCCTGGGAACTCATTCAGCCAGTTTCCTGGTCAGGCGACCAACGTGGAGTCCAGCTTCCATCCACAGAGGATGGGAGGAATGAATGATCACGAG GGGGGCTCCAGAGAGGACGCCTCGTCCCGGAGAGAAGGCAGACAGAAGGGCTTCGGGAGGAGGTCACGATCTGGCTCCAG GtctcccaggaggaggaggtcgaggTCCACATCCCGGACCAGGAGGTCTCGTAACCGGCCGTCCGGCTCGCAGTCCAGAGACAAACGCTGGAAGTCTCGGTCCTGCTCTGAGGACCGATcggagagggagcgagacagagagcgcAGGCAGAAAGGCCTGCCCAACATCAAGGGCCAGACTCTCAGCG TTTGCAGCACCACATTGTGGGTGGGACAGCTGGACAAACGGACGCAGCAGTCTGATGTCATGTCCCTGCTGGAGGAGTTTGGCCAGATCGACTCTGTCAAC ATGATACCACCGAGGGGCTGTGCCTACATCGTGATGGTCCACCGTCAGGACGCCAACACCGCCCTGCACAAGCTCAGCAGCGGCCTCTTCAAGGTCAACCAGAAGCCCATTAAG ATCGCCTGGGCGCTGAATAAAGGGATCAAGTCGACCCATAAGAAGTTCTGGGACGTGGAGCGGGGGGTGACCTACATCCCCTGGAACAAGGTGAAGGTGGACGAGCTGGAGAGCTTCAGAGAGGGGGGAATGCTGGACATGGACTCCATCAACCCAG ACTGGGGGGATGTGGTCCAGGACCTGAAGCCAGCGGCGCTGAACGGAGGGCTAGAGGCGGAGCAGGTAGCGGGGACCGGCGGGGCTCCACTCCAG gtCCCACTCCTAGCCCAGCAGCACGCAACAGCCATGGGGGGCCCACCTGGGTTCCCTGCCGGCATGCTGTCTCCAGGTGgggcccccccctacctctcaTCGAGGTTCGACCCCTCTAAGCTACAAGAAG GTTTCTCGCCGCCCGCCGCTCGGAGAGGGAGGCCCTCCGACGACTCGTCCAGCGACGCCAAGCCGTCCGACGCCATGTCCCCCGACTCCGGGGCCGACAGCCGGCTGGGCTCCCCGGGGCCCCAGTCCATGTCCGTGCCCCCGGGCCACAGGCCGGGCATGCCCCCCCACATGCACAGCCCCCCGCCGGGCATGGGCAACCCCCACATGCCCCCCTTCCTCCCGGGGCCCAACATGGGCCACGTGCCCCCACAGATGATGTACCCGCCGGACCGCTACCACATGCACATGCCGTTCCCCCCTCGGgggccccccttccccccccgtgGGCACCCCATGGGGCCCGACCGAGGGGGGCCCTTTCGGAACGGAGGGCCCCCAGGGTTCGGGGGCCCTCCGTTTCTCCGGGGGCGCTGGTGA
- the LOC130405471 gene encoding SR-related and CTD-associated factor 4-like isoform X1 encodes MDAVNAFNMELFSMIEMKPPISRAKMMSVTKSAIKAIKLYKHVVQIVEKFIKKCKPDLKVPGLYVVDSIIRQSRHQFGVEKDVFAPRFLKNFTDTFNNLYLCSEDDKCKILRVLNLWQKNGVFDMDIIQPLLDMAHGSLAPAHSTHPAHSGAGPTAFQPEPQPPVSGSPAVAAVSQLPNSHALAAVAHLFQTSGGQELQKMLQNLQQGENTQAAMMSNTTVPEQLHSPSSQHHAPASQPNPYGAFNEQKSSLAKKLLDRFDYDDEPEDGRNKESHSLRPPGNSFSQFPGQATNVESSFHPQRMGGMNDHEHGGLDHSAMMQDCYPPMNDSHARGGSREDASSRREGRQKGFGRRSRSGSRSPRRRRSRSTSRTRRSRNRPSGSQSRDKRWKSRSCSEDRSERERDRERRQKGLPNIKGQTLSVCSTTLWVGQLDKRTQQSDVMSLLEEFGQIDSVNMIPPRGCAYIVMVHRQDANTALHKLSSGLFKVNQKPIKIAWALNKGIKSTHKKFWDVERGVTYIPWNKVKVDELESFREGGMLDMDSINPDWGDVVQDLKPAALNGGLEAEQVAGTGGAPLQVPLLAQQHATAMGGPPGFPAGMLSPGGAPPYLSSRFDPSKLQEGFSPPAARRGRPSDDSSSDAKPSDAMSPDSGADSRLGSPGPQSMSVPPGHRPGMPPHMHSPPPGMGNPHMPPFLPGPNMGHVPPQMMYPPDRYHMHMPFPPRGPPFPPRGHPMGPDRGGPFRNGGPPGFGGPPFLRGRW; translated from the exons ATGGATGCGGTGAACGCTTTCAACATGGAG TTATTCTCCATGATTGAGATGAAGCCTCCGATATCCCGCGCCAAGATGATGTCAGTCACAAAGTCAGCAATCAAAGCAATTAAG ctttacaAACACGTTGTCCAGATAGTTGAGAAGTTCATCAAAAAG TGCAAGCCAGATCTGAAAGTCCCCGGTTTGTACGTGGTGGACTCCATTATCCGACAGTCACGCCATCAGTTTGGGGTGGAGAAGGATGTGTTTGCACCAAGATTCCTGAAGAACTTCACAGATACCTTCAATAATCTCTACCTCTGCTCTGAAGATGATAAG TGTAAGATACTGCGTGTGCTGAACCTGTGGCAGAAGAATGGAGTGTTTGACATGGACATCATCCAGCCCTTGTTGGACATGGCCCATGGCTCTCTAGCACCAGCTCATTCAACTCATCCAGCTCATTCAGGCG CAGGTCCAACCGCCTTCCAGCCAGAGCCCCAGCCTCCGGTCTCCGGCTCCCCAGCCGTGGCCGCTGTCTCCCAGCTGCCCAACTCCCATGCCCTGGCCGCTGTGGCCCATCTCTTCCAGACCTCCGGGGGACAGGAG CTTCAGAAGATGCTCCAGAACCTCCAGCAGGGGGAGAACACACAGGCGGCCATGATGTCCAACACCACGGTCCCAGAACAGCTGCACTCGCCCTCATCCCAGCACCATGCGCCCGCATCGCAGCCCAACCCCTACGGCGCCTTCAACGAACAGAAGAGCAGCTTGGCCAAG AAACTTCTCGATAGGTTTGATTACGACGATGAACCTGAGGACGGGAGGAATAAGGAGAGTCATTCTCT AAGGCCTCCTGGGAACTCATTCAGCCAGTTTCCTGGTCAGGCGACCAACGTGGAGTCCAGCTTCCATCCACAGAGGATGGGAGGAATGAATGATCACGAG CACGGCGGACTGGATCACAGCGCCATGATGCAAGACTGTTATCCTCCCATGAACGACTCACACGCACGG GGGGGCTCCAGAGAGGACGCCTCGTCCCGGAGAGAAGGCAGACAGAAGGGCTTCGGGAGGAGGTCACGATCTGGCTCCAG GtctcccaggaggaggaggtcgaggTCCACATCCCGGACCAGGAGGTCTCGTAACCGGCCGTCCGGCTCGCAGTCCAGAGACAAACGCTGGAAGTCTCGGTCCTGCTCTGAGGACCGATcggagagggagcgagacagagagcgcAGGCAGAAAGGCCTGCCCAACATCAAGGGCCAGACTCTCAGCG TTTGCAGCACCACATTGTGGGTGGGACAGCTGGACAAACGGACGCAGCAGTCTGATGTCATGTCCCTGCTGGAGGAGTTTGGCCAGATCGACTCTGTCAAC ATGATACCACCGAGGGGCTGTGCCTACATCGTGATGGTCCACCGTCAGGACGCCAACACCGCCCTGCACAAGCTCAGCAGCGGCCTCTTCAAGGTCAACCAGAAGCCCATTAAG ATCGCCTGGGCGCTGAATAAAGGGATCAAGTCGACCCATAAGAAGTTCTGGGACGTGGAGCGGGGGGTGACCTACATCCCCTGGAACAAGGTGAAGGTGGACGAGCTGGAGAGCTTCAGAGAGGGGGGAATGCTGGACATGGACTCCATCAACCCAG ACTGGGGGGATGTGGTCCAGGACCTGAAGCCAGCGGCGCTGAACGGAGGGCTAGAGGCGGAGCAGGTAGCGGGGACCGGCGGGGCTCCACTCCAG gtCCCACTCCTAGCCCAGCAGCACGCAACAGCCATGGGGGGCCCACCTGGGTTCCCTGCCGGCATGCTGTCTCCAGGTGgggcccccccctacctctcaTCGAGGTTCGACCCCTCTAAGCTACAAGAAG GTTTCTCGCCGCCCGCCGCTCGGAGAGGGAGGCCCTCCGACGACTCGTCCAGCGACGCCAAGCCGTCCGACGCCATGTCCCCCGACTCCGGGGCCGACAGCCGGCTGGGCTCCCCGGGGCCCCAGTCCATGTCCGTGCCCCCGGGCCACAGGCCGGGCATGCCCCCCCACATGCACAGCCCCCCGCCGGGCATGGGCAACCCCCACATGCCCCCCTTCCTCCCGGGGCCCAACATGGGCCACGTGCCCCCACAGATGATGTACCCGCCGGACCGCTACCACATGCACATGCCGTTCCCCCCTCGGgggccccccttccccccccgtgGGCACCCCATGGGGCCCGACCGAGGGGGGCCCTTTCGGAACGGAGGGCCCCCAGGGTTCGGGGGCCCTCCGTTTCTCCGGGGGCGCTGGTGA
- the LOC130405471 gene encoding SR-related and CTD-associated factor 4-like isoform X2 has protein sequence MDAVNAFNMELFSMIEMKPPISRAKMMSVTKSAIKAIKLYKHVVQIVEKFIKKCKPDLKVPGLYVVDSIIRQSRHQFGVEKDVFAPRFLKNFTDTFNNLYLCSEDDKCKILRVLNLWQKNGVFDMDIIQPLLDMAHGSLAPAHSTHPAHSGGPTAFQPEPQPPVSGSPAVAAVSQLPNSHALAAVAHLFQTSGGQELQKMLQNLQQGENTQAAMMSNTTVPEQLHSPSSQHHAPASQPNPYGAFNEQKSSLAKKLLDRFDYDDEPEDGRNKESHSLRPPGNSFSQFPGQATNVESSFHPQRMGGMNDHEHGGLDHSAMMQDCYPPMNDSHARGGSREDASSRREGRQKGFGRRSRSGSRSPRRRRSRSTSRTRRSRNRPSGSQSRDKRWKSRSCSEDRSERERDRERRQKGLPNIKGQTLSVCSTTLWVGQLDKRTQQSDVMSLLEEFGQIDSVNMIPPRGCAYIVMVHRQDANTALHKLSSGLFKVNQKPIKIAWALNKGIKSTHKKFWDVERGVTYIPWNKVKVDELESFREGGMLDMDSINPDWGDVVQDLKPAALNGGLEAEQVAGTGGAPLQVPLLAQQHATAMGGPPGFPAGMLSPGGAPPYLSSRFDPSKLQEGFSPPAARRGRPSDDSSSDAKPSDAMSPDSGADSRLGSPGPQSMSVPPGHRPGMPPHMHSPPPGMGNPHMPPFLPGPNMGHVPPQMMYPPDRYHMHMPFPPRGPPFPPRGHPMGPDRGGPFRNGGPPGFGGPPFLRGRW, from the exons ATGGATGCGGTGAACGCTTTCAACATGGAG TTATTCTCCATGATTGAGATGAAGCCTCCGATATCCCGCGCCAAGATGATGTCAGTCACAAAGTCAGCAATCAAAGCAATTAAG ctttacaAACACGTTGTCCAGATAGTTGAGAAGTTCATCAAAAAG TGCAAGCCAGATCTGAAAGTCCCCGGTTTGTACGTGGTGGACTCCATTATCCGACAGTCACGCCATCAGTTTGGGGTGGAGAAGGATGTGTTTGCACCAAGATTCCTGAAGAACTTCACAGATACCTTCAATAATCTCTACCTCTGCTCTGAAGATGATAAG TGTAAGATACTGCGTGTGCTGAACCTGTGGCAGAAGAATGGAGTGTTTGACATGGACATCATCCAGCCCTTGTTGGACATGGCCCATGGCTCTCTAGCACCAGCTCATTCAACTCATCCAGCTCATTCAGGCG GTCCAACCGCCTTCCAGCCAGAGCCCCAGCCTCCGGTCTCCGGCTCCCCAGCCGTGGCCGCTGTCTCCCAGCTGCCCAACTCCCATGCCCTGGCCGCTGTGGCCCATCTCTTCCAGACCTCCGGGGGACAGGAG CTTCAGAAGATGCTCCAGAACCTCCAGCAGGGGGAGAACACACAGGCGGCCATGATGTCCAACACCACGGTCCCAGAACAGCTGCACTCGCCCTCATCCCAGCACCATGCGCCCGCATCGCAGCCCAACCCCTACGGCGCCTTCAACGAACAGAAGAGCAGCTTGGCCAAG AAACTTCTCGATAGGTTTGATTACGACGATGAACCTGAGGACGGGAGGAATAAGGAGAGTCATTCTCT AAGGCCTCCTGGGAACTCATTCAGCCAGTTTCCTGGTCAGGCGACCAACGTGGAGTCCAGCTTCCATCCACAGAGGATGGGAGGAATGAATGATCACGAG CACGGCGGACTGGATCACAGCGCCATGATGCAAGACTGTTATCCTCCCATGAACGACTCACACGCACGG GGGGGCTCCAGAGAGGACGCCTCGTCCCGGAGAGAAGGCAGACAGAAGGGCTTCGGGAGGAGGTCACGATCTGGCTCCAG GtctcccaggaggaggaggtcgaggTCCACATCCCGGACCAGGAGGTCTCGTAACCGGCCGTCCGGCTCGCAGTCCAGAGACAAACGCTGGAAGTCTCGGTCCTGCTCTGAGGACCGATcggagagggagcgagacagagagcgcAGGCAGAAAGGCCTGCCCAACATCAAGGGCCAGACTCTCAGCG TTTGCAGCACCACATTGTGGGTGGGACAGCTGGACAAACGGACGCAGCAGTCTGATGTCATGTCCCTGCTGGAGGAGTTTGGCCAGATCGACTCTGTCAAC ATGATACCACCGAGGGGCTGTGCCTACATCGTGATGGTCCACCGTCAGGACGCCAACACCGCCCTGCACAAGCTCAGCAGCGGCCTCTTCAAGGTCAACCAGAAGCCCATTAAG ATCGCCTGGGCGCTGAATAAAGGGATCAAGTCGACCCATAAGAAGTTCTGGGACGTGGAGCGGGGGGTGACCTACATCCCCTGGAACAAGGTGAAGGTGGACGAGCTGGAGAGCTTCAGAGAGGGGGGAATGCTGGACATGGACTCCATCAACCCAG ACTGGGGGGATGTGGTCCAGGACCTGAAGCCAGCGGCGCTGAACGGAGGGCTAGAGGCGGAGCAGGTAGCGGGGACCGGCGGGGCTCCACTCCAG gtCCCACTCCTAGCCCAGCAGCACGCAACAGCCATGGGGGGCCCACCTGGGTTCCCTGCCGGCATGCTGTCTCCAGGTGgggcccccccctacctctcaTCGAGGTTCGACCCCTCTAAGCTACAAGAAG GTTTCTCGCCGCCCGCCGCTCGGAGAGGGAGGCCCTCCGACGACTCGTCCAGCGACGCCAAGCCGTCCGACGCCATGTCCCCCGACTCCGGGGCCGACAGCCGGCTGGGCTCCCCGGGGCCCCAGTCCATGTCCGTGCCCCCGGGCCACAGGCCGGGCATGCCCCCCCACATGCACAGCCCCCCGCCGGGCATGGGCAACCCCCACATGCCCCCCTTCCTCCCGGGGCCCAACATGGGCCACGTGCCCCCACAGATGATGTACCCGCCGGACCGCTACCACATGCACATGCCGTTCCCCCCTCGGgggccccccttccccccccgtgGGCACCCCATGGGGCCCGACCGAGGGGGGCCCTTTCGGAACGGAGGGCCCCCAGGGTTCGGGGGCCCTCCGTTTCTCCGGGGGCGCTGGTGA